cagaattttgtGGTGCAACATTCACACTCAAAGACAAAAGAGTCCAGGAACAGAATTTTGAAAAAGAAGGAAGAACGAAAAAAACCTACTGTGCCCATGAGAATGCATTGTCAAGCGCTTCCAGACTTCCCCCAATATAAGGAGGAGGGGGACTGGGATCATAAGCTACCCACCAACCAACAGGTATTCGCACAGTATTTATTCCGTGCATATAGAGGAAATTGAAATCTTGTCTTGTGATAAAATTGTTTCTATGCTCCTGCAATGACAAATGAAGATATGATGCAACATATGGTAATATGTCCAGAACTTTGAATACAAGTTCCACAATGGCTAGAATAaggaaaatacaaaaaataatatgagatgcaatacaataaaacatctggcatttataaaaaaaatatagttcaTGGTTATggtgggtcaaattttttaaatcacACAAACAGCAATCACCACATTTTGCTGGTTGTGCTAATAGACGTAGTCATTGCTCCCCGTAGATGGCGTAGATGGCTTAGAACACAACACTTACAAAAGCTAACCCTGTTCTTGGATCCATTTCTATGATTACTTCAGCTATTTATGACTAACAAACACATACCAAATTACTCAAGCTACTTGGTTAGCATCAGTGACAAAGTCAAGGGTGTTTTTTCATCAAGCTTTCATCATATGAAGGTTGTCAGTAAAAAAAGTCAAGAAACTCTTGTGATATCTTGATTCATGTAGACTGGCTGTTCTCAACCATAACTGAAGCCTCACAGAACAGACAAATTTTTTATGTCAATTCACTCCTTTTCATTTTTTCACGGGGTATTGTTTTTTGCAAGCACTACTCTGAAATGGCACTGAAAAATTTCTTGATGGTGGAAGGATATCATTTGATATTAAAATGTTAGTTTTCTAGTAATTTTTTGCCCACAATAGTAACGGGAAACCTCAAACAGCAATTATTGATGTCATCTGACTCATTAAACAATCTGTTCAGTCAGTATCTAATGTTTCCAGAAATACCATGACTTAATGTTATGGGAGAGAGAGAAAAACAGATAATTTGCCATGCAGCTTAAAGAGCTGTACAGCAGACATCAACCACTGATATACTGAATGTAAACGTGTTACACAGGTGGAAGATCTAATGGGTAAAACCAATTAGTGCAAAATGTCAtgtcaaaatttattttcctgaATCTCTGTTTGTTTACAAGTTTTTAGCAATCTCATTATTCTTCTTTCTTTCCATCTCACGGCTCGGGGAACAATCAGCATACACAAAAAATCAAGAAATCAAACACTGCGACTACAAGGCTTAGCTTAATAAACCGCAAACAAAATCAGTTTACCTTGAGGACCTTTTCTGCCACATCATGTTCATACCCGTTGGCAAGTTGGTAATCTCCATGCAAATTACTAGATAAAATTATCAACTCAAATGTTGCAGCATTATCATCCCAGCGGGGTGTCCCTGGATAGTCTGCTGTTAGCTGGTTGTCTTTGGAAGCCTAAACAGATAAAGTATTCTATCATGTTTATTTTCTCCCTTCTAACTTCATACACTTCATTAAGAACCATTTGAGCACCCGATGACACTCAAATGCCAGATGAATTGGATACTGATTCGTTCACAAGTATTAATCTGTATCAAAGAGCACATGCAAGTAGTTGTACATAGTACAGAAGCACCAAGCAAGGACTAAACTTGATAGAACATTTATTTTTGGATGAGAGCCTCAAACTGATGATGATTCTGAATTGTGGACCATCAAATTAGTGAAAGACAAAACTGCCTGGTAAAAAAAAAGTTGCTACTTTTGAAATCTTCAATTTTGTTAGGAACAAAATATGCCAGCTAGCAATTAACTACTCTTGATAGTCTAAACATGGACGACATGGGGAACTTGCACAGAAAACAATTTATCCATGGCAACCCATCAAAATGCAGTCCAAAACTAAGGGCAAATATATAGTAAAGATCTTGCTGGTACTTATGTGGGAGTAGGCATGCAAATCAAAATGGCACTAGGTTGAAAATGAtctttaaagaaataaaatatcaactaCCTTGCCTGATGAAAAGGTTGAAACTGATTCTTTTCcgaataaatatataattaaaacttTCTAAACTACACTCCATTCGAATTTCAATCAAAATAAGGCCTGCAAAACCGTGAGTCGAAGAGGATTAGTGGATTTGAATTTCAATGCTATGAGTTACAAATTCCATTTTTTGGCAAAAATAGATTTGATAAAGAATTAGAAATCGATAATTTGGATTGATATAATTTTTCTTAGCCGCCAATGAGACTCTGAAGAAACctaaattttaaatgatttcaaatatgaaaatgaaaaaaaccgACAACATTTGTCATGTTCCGCATTCAAGGGTTCAAATTGGCCATAATTTCAAGCCTGAAAAGAACTCAAAAACACGAAGCTTGACAAATCAGAATCCTGAAGATTACCCCTCGAACACATAGAAACTCATAATATTCTGCAGAAATCACAGATACTAATATATGCTAACGAAATAGTTGTCCTCAAAATGGAGTCACAAAACGATATCATCTCGCAAATTCAACGAAATCTTCTCATTACTGTATTAGGCAGAACCTCATATTAATTTCAAAATCATTGCCAAAAGTTCCAAAACTAATGGCCGATATTATCATCTGAACAAAATGTTACAGATAAAATGAGCTATATTTTACACCGTAATTAGCTCAACACCTTAGAATTATACAGGCTGGGTACATTATACAATAATCAGAACATGTATTATAAAAAATGCATATTTCATATTTCAATCCACATTTGCAGCAAGAGAATTCACGAGTTTTCTCAACTAAACTGATAAGAAGCCTATCTGGCCATATTGCTAGTCTATTCTGTATCACGAGGTGCTAGTTTTAAATGGCACAATGGTTGAACTCACAAGGTCATGATCGAGTTAAGCTAGTGCTTACCCTTTACAGATGTATTTGAACATAGAGCGAGAATTTTTCCCATAACCCAGTATTTTCATTAAAACATTGGGAAAAATATCAAAGGCAGATCTCCTTTACGAATGATGAACCAAATTGATCGCTGCAGGTAAAGTAAATATTACATTCATAGTCAAAGCGGTAGGAATAGACTTCGTGTTACCAAGGAATGAAAAAATCATTCAGAGGGTTAAAGAGGTGTTATATCACATTTCCTAATAGAAAAGACAACTCAAATGCACTGGTTTACGATAACTTTCCATGTCCTCACTCGATGCAGTAGAAAACTTTTGATATGGACATCATTTTATACAGATTTTATCCAACCTCCATCTATTTGACACAAAATAATCAGAACCCTGGCTATGATTATGACGAACATGGTTATCTTAGTAACCAAttggaaaaaatatttctagCAACTGATGGTCCAAAAGATAAGGGGTAAATTGCATTTGCACTTCCACTGAAAATCCGGAGGCAAAAATCCATCTTTGATAAAAATGTCGTGGAAATCTTTTGACTGAACAGAATCAGTGAAATCGTACCTGTATGTAAGAACCAGTCTCGAGTTTAATGTGGACAAGGTTGTCATTATTTCTTTCGAGATAAAATGTTTCTGTATCAGATGGCAATTTGGCCACTGCAGTTATCTTGTCCCCATCGCCACTGCAGGTTAAAAATTGTCCTTCAGAAGAGCGGAACTGAAATATTGACTCCGAAACTCTCCATAACTGCTAAGAAATACTTGGAGATCAACAAGTTTCAACAAGAGAAAATACCAATTATTGTCACATTCTAATGGCAAGCCACGGGGAATGAAATTCAAGAATCGTGTGAGAAACACGCATGGGTTAAGTATCAAGCTGTTTAATTTATCAAGCTAATCGGTGATATATGTTTTCCAAATCAAATGCCATTGACTAGTTAAATAGTAGATTACCTATAATTAAAAGCCTTAGGACTATTCTTAGGAACCCATTGATCTGGATTTGATTATCTGATGTTTTTGATACATTACAGAAGAATTTCTGACATTCCCCCAATCATCGTAATCATAATGTTAGTTCTATGACTTCATAAAGCAACAAATTATTGGTGAAGATAAATTGTACTTTGCTAAAAACTAACTACATCAACATTCAAGACATTTGGAACAAGAATATAAGCAATCCCATCATGCGTCTGACCCGAAATGTTTCCCAAGACTGAGGAGTATCCCTGTCAACGGTAACCATCGCACCGCCGCCATTCTCAGCAGACACGTACTTGTTCAATGTCATCGATTTTAGTTGAATTTCCGTTCCATCctacataatatatataatcaaaCCACAAATATATGGCAGACCGAATGAACTCTATCACATTGGAATGGGTAAAACATAATGATGGATGGACCCAGCGGAGAGATTAGGGTTAGTGACTTTGgtctaatataatataaaatgatGCACTTTTACCCCCTTTCTCCACCATGGaaacaaaattaaaagaaaacaacTTACAAGCATATCCCCATTTGGAATGTCGTAAAAAAGCGAAGGCTTTATCCACCCCTCAATCACCAACCATCCACCCAAATTCACTCCTCTTATTCTTGAATTCCCAGGCAATCCCTCAGCTAAATTCAAGAATCCCAACAAGAAGCACAAATAAGAATTTAAGTCCAGGCACCAGAAAATCAAACAAACATAATATCCCAACAAAATGCCAGTGCCAGAGCAAACCTGAGCATCCAATTGAAAAGATGAAGAAACAGAATTGCAGTACCAAGAAAACGCATTTGCAGAAAAAAAGTTCGATAAGAAATCGCCGGCCCATTGCTCTAGAAACGCATTGCAATATATTCGATCGCACATAATAAGCTGGAGGCAAATAATCAAAAGTGGGAATTTCCGGTGATTCGTTACTTGTAGGTATGCTGATTCCAAAATGAAGACATTACTGCATTACATGTCGGGAGCATATTAATCTTgcacaataacaataataataataatgggaAGACTAACTTAACGCCATATTTATCGAGTAGAATAGTTAGcagttatgattgtacatcattagtccttagaCGCGAGAAAACATGAAAACTCTATGTACTTGCAGTGTACTTTGACTCATTTACTAACTCCACGAGTGTCATCAAATTGTGAGTTTAGGTGTAGCTCTGACATACGTAGCAGCCAATGTATTGTAGTCGatgattcaccgctcacctacggatgTTGATATCTGATGCAATCGGATGAATTAGGTGAGCCGGATCGAGGCAATCCACTGGATCTGACAAGAGTTTTGTTTGGGAAGATGAGCAAGAGATACAACTTGTGATGAAGGTATATCTCTGTATAATATGACTGCAACCGTGTCCTGCAAACAAGGAAATGAAAttgtgaatgggcgccggatggtgtccggcgtggccactccgatgcttaagtcagcaggtagAGATGAAGGATAAAGTATGTATATTTGAGGATATACGTGAGTGCCAAGAGCTCTATAATCAGAATATGTCTCTCTCTCAAATGTAAAAtgtacctgctatttataaAAAGAGAAGATGGTAATGACCTCGTTTTCAGTACACACATACCACTTATAGCCATTTCACGTCAACTTCATGTCTTTTCCATCACGTCAAATCAGTATGATTCTGTCAGGTATGCTTATCGAGGTAAGATTTTACCTGTTCTCGCACTCGAGTACGTCACTACTATCGAGGCTTCACGAGTAGTGAATCATCAGCCGAGAATTGCCTGAGAGCTCGGGCCTCTGGTTGTCCGGGTGGATGACTTCCCGGGTACTTACTTGCTTTGCAACTCATGAGCCCTTTTCTGCCATCCTAACATGATCCGGGCTTACCATTTAATGTTCCGGGTCATCCACAACCCGGGCTCTTCCAGGGGTATCACCACTCCCTCCTTAAATATTCaggctagagtcatactcgaTGTTCCGATCAGTCATGCTTGGACTTCAACAGAAAGATAATCAAGTAtaactgatcgggacagcgtgAAGTCCAAGTAtaactgatcgggacagcgattatgactctagcccgactatttaaggagggagtgGTGATACCCCTGGAAGAGCCCGGGTCGTGGATGACCCGGGACATTAAATGGCAAGCTCGGATCATGTTAGGATGGCGGAAAAGGCTCATGAGTTGCAAAGCAAGTAAGTACCCGGGATGTCATCCACCCGGACAACCAGAGGCCCGAGCTCTCGGGCAATTCTCGGCTGATGATTCACTACTCGTGAAGCCTCGATAGTAGTGACGTACTCGAGTGCGAGAACAGGTAAAATCTTACCTCGATAAGCATACCTGACAGAATCATACTGATTTGACGTGATGGAAAAGACATGAAGTTGACGTGAAATGGCTATAAGTGGTAGGTGGGCACTAAAAACGAGGTCATTACCATCTtctctcctataaatagcagatacATTTTACATTTGAGAGAGAGACATATTCTGATTATAGAGCTCTTGGCACTCACGTTTATCCTCACATATACATACTTTATCATTCATCTCCTCCTaaacttaagcatcggagtggtcatgCCGGACACTCCTCTGGCGCCCATTCATGAGTTCATTTCCTTGTTTGCAGGACACGATTGCAGCCATATTATACAGAGATATACCTTCATCACAAGTTGTATCCCTTGCTCATCTTACCAAACAAAACTCTTGTCAGATCTGGTGGATTGCGCCGACCCGGCTCACCCAATTCACCCAGATCGCATCaatatcttatgtgatctgatgagttaatagtgctgAGAATCTCTGGCTAGAAAAATAAATGTGCTTTAGAGAAGGTGGTTTTCTATTTGTACATCTGATGCCATTATTATTACTCAAATATACATCACATTgatatcgaattcatatgcaaccctcgatataccaatggtttcatattcgattgggatatatgagatgaagggaccgtgtTGTATGCTAACAATAACTTATTGGTTTTTTGCATGCACTGTCAGTGGTACCTAGAGGATCATTGAGTGCTTCTACTAGACGTTCTTATCATGATCTGATGAGTGCGATCAGACTTGAGTTATAACATTCTTGTGACGAAAGGGTTGATGCACATAATGGagctaattagggtaagcccgtaTAAGAGATAAATGTTGTCtcaaatcaaatgaattatgaacccacagctagctgtatccttgaatcattgagggtcatACAAGTATTGTATTATGTGTTTCTGTTAAGATAATtgaattcaagaagttgaatttaatgataaaatttgATAGATATCAAACATATTGCtgataaaggagtttataaatggatttcatatttgaaaattgtaaaatttaGGATGACTGTGAATTTTGTGAGGAAAGTGCAACCACTTATTTCAAAAAATGAGTTAATAAAATATGCAGCTGCCAAAATGGATAAGTGGAAAATTTTATTCatcgaaattttcattttacaTTATATGAACGATATTTGTCCCCTCGTCGCAACGATATTGTCTGATCTACGATCGAAGTTATAATtagttcacaattatttaattagtaaagtaggaatatactaattaaattataattgaGTAGTTTAGAATACCATGTAAGATTCTAAAGTAATATTGTAGAGGGGtctataattaattgattaattaattaatcaattaaataatgaatatttaattatatttaatcatgtgttattaaaaattgataattatttaattatattatgtattttcaaaaattgaaaatatacaTGAGAATTTTGACATGGGAAAATACATGATGAAAGAGTATTGATATCATGATGATTTAAGAATAATCAATATGTAACATCAATAGTCGATAAAAATATAACCTAGTACACATGAAAATCAACATAGATTATCAAGTTTTTCTTTCCTCGCGTCTAAAAATCCACCAACCACCTATGGATAAATCCCACCACCGACAGTCGAGCCCTCCCACCACAAGTCGTCCGCTGCCGCCGATGCACCGGTGCAGAGATTTACAATGAATTCAAGTAGATCATTCGAAGAAATTTACAAGAAGAGCTGTTACCGCCTAAACACTAGGATAGTTGGTGTCAAGCATTAAATGATCaatgtaattatttaaaaatcctaTGAATGTAAAATTTAATCCTTTGACATCCAAGAACGTTTAGGTGTGATTTTCGATAACGAGGGCTTGGGTATTTATAGAGGTGATATgaaaatattatcataatttggttgatattttttctataattttGAGATAATTCTTCCATAATTTCGAAGTTGCTAAGATATTTCTTCCATATCCTTTGCATtaccatatttttgaaaaacttgTGCACCAAGTTTGCATGAATTTGGAAAATATAGTGGCTTGAGTGGTTGAACGTGAACTATTTTCTTGTGCAAATTCATGACATACCTAGACCACATTGAATTTATTAGCTTTCTTATTGGGAAAAAGTTACTTTGCATGtattattttctttcaaatttgattgatacTCTAgtccaaaatttcaaaatccTTGAATATATTACATTGgatttttgaatttaatatatttattggCCGAAAAATTCAGaataccatgtattatttaatacTTTCGAATTTATTATTACATACAATAatacaaaaattttgaaaataaaatattatgcatatctataattaaataactaatgAGATGCCCACAAATTGTGGTTCACAATagatctaaaaaaaattatgttgcGATTCAATCGATAGAATTAAGAAATTTTGGCAGCCGTGTGGAAGTGGGACAATGGCAACGAACGAAAGAGCTGTGGTGTCTCGGCCGCGAGGTGGGTGGCCGATTTGGAGTTGAAAAGGGAGGGAGAGTTGAGATATTCTTTGTGTAGATTTTTTAAGTTGTGTTGATTGTATCTTTATCAAATTTTTATAGCACGTTTTTAGTAAACATGAATTCTCAATATTACTAGGATTCTTCTTGAATCAGGAttcttcaattttcattatttaaaattctcattttgtatttttcactctaaaaaatattatgtatgattaaataattatcaactcttaataatacatgatttactataattaaataaccattatttaattatctaatcaatttaattaattaactctaGACTCCCCTATAATATTACATGTTAATCTTACATAGTAGCCACTACTActcaattattatttaatagtAATAACTCATATCGACGATCGGACACTGCCAATGTGACGAGGTTACAAattttgttcatataatgaaaaacgaaaatttgaagaacaaaatttttcacTGGTTCATTTTTGCAGCCGCCTATTTCATAACTCCCTTCACTAAATTAGGCATTTGAACGTTCCTCACTTAATTAGCAATCATGCAAAATTCCACAAATTCCAATTATCAAATCTACTTATGAACTctcttataaaaaatatattcgaTCTTCATCAAACTAAAGCCTtcaaattcaactctttttgaATTCGACTATCTCAAAGGAAAAATGTAATCCAATAGTTGTGggatcctcaatggttcagggatacaactaGTTGTAAGTTCTCGTTACTCATGCGATTCAAGACAAGATATATGTCCTATTTGGGCTTACCATAATAAGCCATATTCTGTGCATCAACGCCTTGATCACAAGAATGTTAGAAATGAAGTCTGATAGCACATGTTGGATCAAGGTAAGAGCATCTATAAGCATCATCCTATGCTCCTCTAGGTATCATTGATGGTACCTGCAAGAACTAGTAAGTTATGGTTAGCATAAAGTATGGTTCCTTAActtatatatcccgatcgaatctgcaattaTAGGTATATCAAAAGTtgcaaatgaattcgataatgatgtgatgtatctttgagtaataaagtgacatggtatgtgcaactaagAAAACACATTTCCATAATGCACACGTCTTACTCTGGCCATATTTTCTTTGTATTTTtaattcatcagatcacatatgataaCCACATTCATGAGTGAGTGGTGAATCTCCTACTACCATACATTTCTTCCtatgtatttcgaaactacactcaACCTTACCATCTGAGTACCTTCAATGGAGttggtaaacggatcaaagtgcatgctagtataCAGAGCCTCAATGTTGTCACGAATCTAAGAACTAATGGCAACCATAACCACGGAATTATCCATCtataaatgataaccacttgaaaataTGAGGGAGGATTGTTCAATGCCTCATCAAATGAGCACTCATTTGTATGAATGGAAATCTCTATGCACTTACCAATGAAATGTGGCATTTATATCAAAGATattagtctcaagctcaaaagacatttatccttgttttaggcacctgaatcgactagaaacaaATTTAGAATATAAACTACAGTTCCTAAAGAATTTAATGATCCACTAAACTCGtggacctcatggtacctataatatattaaaagattttatctATGCAGTTTGCATGACTATAAAGATAAAGTAAATTCAATAATtagataaaatagtaaaatattattaaaataaatatctttTTTATATAAGATTCAATAAAACTCAAGCCACAAGTTGATTTGCTGACTCTCTCTATTTATATGTCTCATCTTCTCACAATTTCCCGGTTGATGTGGAACTTCCACAATATATATTTGGATCGCTGACGTGACCTTGGTTCATTTGTTTGCGTAACGACATCGGTATTGTCTCAGTACAATTCGACATGATCAAATTCTTAAGGAATGACATCAAACTCTTGAacgaaattcctcatccaaacagcCTCTTTTGTCGCAACTGATACAATTATGTATTCGacctcagtggttgaatccgTTGTGGTCTCTTGCTTggaaatctttcaagaaaaaAC
This window of the Primulina tabacum isolate GXHZ01 chromosome 4, ASM2559414v2, whole genome shotgun sequence genome carries:
- the LOC142543098 gene encoding glucan 1,3-beta-glucosidase 2-like isoform X3; this encodes MGRRFLIELFFCKCVFLVLQFCFFIFSIGCSAEGLPGNSRIRGVNLGGWLVIEGWIKPSLFYDIPNGDMLDGTEIQLKSMTLNKYVSAENGGGAMVTVDRDTPQSWETFRQLWRVSESIFQFRSSEGQFLTCSGDGDKITAVAKLPSDTETFYLERNNDNLVHIKLETGSYIQASKDNQLTADYPGTPRWDDNAATFELIILSSNLHGDYQLANGYEHDVAEKVLKEHRNNFITRQDFNFLYMHGINTVRIPVGWWVAYDPSPPPPYIGGSLEALDNAFSWAQYAKHPALIGIELLNEPSAATVPLDILVSFYKQGYQIVRKYTSTAYVIFCQRIGNADPYELYQANLGTVNTVIDLHYYNLFDTLFANMSSLNNIQFLYKNRQTQIQALNVANGPLVFIGEWVNEWFVNNGSQIDYQDFGRAQLDVYNAASFGWAYWTLKNDRKHWDFEWNILNNYLQLQQDFETSNGGSSFRQISKFILLLVFAFSTLPL
- the LOC142543098 gene encoding putative glucan 1,3-beta-glucosidase A isoform X2 yields the protein MGRRFLIELFFCKCVFLVLQFCFFIFSIGCSAEGLPGNSRIRGVNLGGWLVIEGWIKPSLFYDIPNGDMLDGTEIQLKSMTLNKYVSAENGGGAMVTVDRDTPQSWETFRLWRVSESIFQFRSSEGQFLTCSGDGDKITAVAKLPSDTETFYLERNNDNLVHIKLETGSYIQASKDNQLTADYPGTPRWDDNAATFELIILSSNLHGDYQLANGYEHDVAEKVLKEHRNNFITRQDFNFLYMHGINTVRIPVGWWVAYDPSPPPPYIGGSLEALDNAFSWAQTFGIKCIIDLHAAPGSQNGMEHSASRDGFAGWAAPDYISKTLEVIDFLASRYAKHPALIGIELLNEPSAATVPLDILVSFYKQGYQIVRKYTSTAYVIFCQRIGNADPYELYQANLGTVNTVIDLHYYNLFDTLFANMSSLNNIQFLYKNRQTQIQALNVANGPLVFIGEWVNEWFVNNGSQIDYQDFGRAQLDVYNAASFGWAYWTLKNDRKHWDFEWNILNNYLQLQQDFETSNGGSSFRQISKFILLLVFAFSTLPL
- the LOC142543098 gene encoding putative glucan 1,3-beta-glucosidase A isoform X1, encoding MGRRFLIELFFCKCVFLVLQFCFFIFSIGCSAEGLPGNSRIRGVNLGGWLVIEGWIKPSLFYDIPNGDMLDGTEIQLKSMTLNKYVSAENGGGAMVTVDRDTPQSWETFRQLWRVSESIFQFRSSEGQFLTCSGDGDKITAVAKLPSDTETFYLERNNDNLVHIKLETGSYIQASKDNQLTADYPGTPRWDDNAATFELIILSSNLHGDYQLANGYEHDVAEKVLKEHRNNFITRQDFNFLYMHGINTVRIPVGWWVAYDPSPPPPYIGGSLEALDNAFSWAQTFGIKCIIDLHAAPGSQNGMEHSASRDGFAGWAAPDYISKTLEVIDFLASRYAKHPALIGIELLNEPSAATVPLDILVSFYKQGYQIVRKYTSTAYVIFCQRIGNADPYELYQANLGTVNTVIDLHYYNLFDTLFANMSSLNNIQFLYKNRQTQIQALNVANGPLVFIGEWVNEWFVNNGSQIDYQDFGRAQLDVYNAASFGWAYWTLKNDRKHWDFEWNILNNYLQLQQDFETSNGGSSFRQISKFILLLVFAFSTLPL